The genomic interval GCGCGAGTTCGGGTTCATCTGGCTTTTCGCCACCGTGTAGAACCCCTCCGGCGTCTGCCTGTCGCCGCTCTTGGTCTTCGGCCCGAGCTGCCCGGACCAGCGGCAGATCGGATAGGTCTTGATCGGCACGTAGCGCCCGGCGGCGTTGCGCTTCCAGACCTCGATCTCGGATTCCTTCTTGTAGGCCCGCAGCACGATCGGCGAGGCGGCGTTGGTGCCGCGTGCAGCCATCAGCGCCAGGGTTGCGGCCGGGATCGGCGCATTCGCCTTGTCGGCCCGGGCGAGCGTGTTCGACGCCGTAAGGATCGACAACCCGACAAGCCCCGGAATCAAGGGTCTGAGGAAGGATCTCACAGAGCCTCGAGAGCGGTTCGGAGGAAGCATGCACCGTCTCGATCGCGGCCGACCGGCGGCGCCCGCGGGCGACGGAACCGGATCGTGCACAAGCTTTGGGGCGGTTTTGCGGGAAAGGGAAGCGCTCAGACGGCGACCGCCTCGGTTTCCTGCGGATCGCCCGTCACCACCGTGTTGCGCTCCACCCGCAGCACGGCGTCGAACGGCGACTGCCGGTTCAGGGTGTCTTCGTCGGGCAGGCAGACGATCAGCGCCGCCCCGGCGCGCAGCGCCCGCAGGCGCTCGATCCGGGCGGTGATCTCGTCGGGCTTGCGGTCGTCGAGGGAGAGGCCGACCACGAGGATGTCCGGACGGCGCACGAGGCAGCGCACGAACTCGATCGCCACCCGCTCGCGCGGGCCGATGGCGCCCTCCCCCAGGATCGCGCGCTGGCCCTGGCCCGCCACCGCCACGCCCGCCTCGATCCGCGCCGCGAGGCCGAGCCGGTAGACGGTGGGCTCCAGCCCCTGCTCGGCGAGCACCCGGCGCACCAGAGCGCGCACCCGCCCCTCGGCGCCCGCCTCGCCTTGGGTGATGCGCCCGAACAGCAGGTTCTCCTCCAGGCTCGCGGCGGCGGTGAGCCGGGAGGGATCGTAGAACTCGACCTTCTCGCGGTAGCGCGGCGGCAGCATCGCCGCGAAGGAGTGGCGGGCGGCGACCAGACGCTGCTCCAGTGCCTCGTCGATCAGGCCGAAGCGGTGGCGGGTCTCGCTGTAGCGGAGCGCCAGCCCGATCAGCCGCTCGCGGTCGCGGTGCCCGGCCGGGCCGCGCCGGAAGCCGCGGGACTCGGGCTGGCGCGCGACCAGATCCTCGAAATAGCCCCGCTCGGCCGCCGGAAACAGCGAGAAGGTCTCGAACAGCGGGTGATCGTCGGGCAGGTCGGCAAAGATCTCGACGGTGGAGCGCGCCACTTGGAGCCCGACTTCGACCAGGGTTCGCGTCAGATCCTCCGCTTCCAGCACCGCGCGCAGGTAGGGATGCGCCGCGAGCCGCGCTTGCGAGAAGGCCGGGCTCACCGCCTCGCCGAACAGGATGTTCTCGCCGATATCGGCCTGATGGTTGTAGCGGGCCGGATCGAACGGCTCGACGAGCCGGGCCATGCCCTCGCTCGCCAGCGCCTCGCGCACCGCCCAGCGGGCCGCGACGACCGCCGCCGCCGTAGCGGGATCGTCCTCGGGATCGACGGAGGCCTCCAGGCCCCGCTCGTAAACGAAGGCGTCGAGCCCGGTGAGTTTGAGGATGGCGATGCGCTCGGCCAGCCCCGAGGCCTCACGGTCACCGCTGCGGGCACCGTAGAGCAGGTTCTGGCGCAGTGTCCCCTCGATCAGGATCGCCTCCGAGCCGGCCAGCGCGATCCGCCGGGCGCGCTCGGCGGAGTCGAAGGCGCGCAGATCGGTGCCGCCATAGGTGACGGCGCCGGCGGTGGGTTCGATCTGCCCGGCGAGCAGGGCGGCGAGCGCCCGCGATCCGCTGCCGCGCTGTCCCACGATCGCCACATGCGCCGGCATCGGCAGGGCGAGATCGACGCCCGTCAGCCGCTCGCCGCTGCCGGGATCGTAGGCGCCGACGCCCTTCGCGACCAGGGCGCCCGCCACCGGGAACGGCGCCGCTTTGCGCGATCGGTTCCCCGGCAGGCGGGGGCTCAGGGCGTCCAGCGTCTCGGCGATGGTGCGGAACAGCGGGGCGGCCGCCCGGTGCTGGCTCCACAGGCGCAGGCTGATCGCGACGAGGGTTGCCGCCAGGGCGAAGGCGCCGGCCGCGGCGACCAGCGCTCCGGGCAGGACGTTGTCGGCCTCCGTGGCCGCCTCGCCCTGCCACAGGGCGGTGGCCACGAGGAGGGCAGGCAGGATCACGACGAGCGCGAGCGCCGGGGCCCGCGCATAGGCGAGCCGGGCTTCCGCCCGCACCAGCGCGCTGCGCGCCGCCCGTGCGCGCAGCCCCAGGCGGCGACGCTCGAACGCCGCCGCCCCGTGGGCGCGCACCGCCGGCATCCGGCGGATCAGGTCGCGCAGGCCCGCCTCGGTCGCGGCGGTGTCGGCCTGGCGCAGGCTGCGCCGGGCGGCGGTGCGGCTGGCGAGCAGTACCCGCGCCAGCCCGACGGCGGCGAGCAACAGCGCGATCACCGGCACGAGGCGCGGAGCGGCGAGTTCCGCCATGACGAGGGCGAGGAGGATCGCAGCGAGCGTCAGGCCGGGCACGACGATGCCGACCGCCGCGAGCGGGCCCATCCGCGTCAGGGCCTGGCCGACGAGGCCGGGCAGCGCGCGGAGATCCTCGCGGGCACCGGGCGGCGAGGCGAGGATCGCCTCGGTGGCCCGCGCCCGCAGCCGCGCCGTGGCCCGGGCCTGGACGGAGAAGCAGAGATACGCGACCGCGGCCCCGAGGGCGGCCAGCAGCAGCGCTGCAGCGGCGAGCGAGGTCAGTGCGATCAGGGGAAGTTCCGTCGGGGGCAGGCTCCAGCCCTGGAACAGGATCGGCGCTTCGTCGCCGTGATGGCCCGGCAGAGGCAGGGCAATCCGCAGGAAGGGCAGGAAGTCCGGGCTGCTGCGGGTCAGCACCGAGATGAGGTCGCGCAGGCATAGCAGCACGAACAGCGCCAGCGGTCCGCCGAGGCCCACCGCCAGCCCGAGCGCCGCCGCGTGCCGGCGCGGCGACGAGGCCCAGGCGAACAGGACGGGATCACGCTCCATCGGCATTCCGGGCGCCCGGCCAAGCCTTGGCCGACGAATTCGCGGCGGGGGGGTGCGGCATCGGAGAACGGTTTCGGCGCTGTGAGGGACGATCCGGCGGGCAGGCGCGTGAGGAGGCCGTTACGGATCGTCCTCTTCGCACGGAAACGCCGCGGCGCAAGCCCGCGCGGCCGGCCCGCCGCATTGCATTCCCGCTGCGGCATTGCTCTTTGGTGCGGGAGAGCACATGGCGGGCGATCCGCGTTCGACTCTGCGGGCGGGGGGCCTGCCTTTCCCGCATTTCCGCGTCATCCCGTTCGGCCGCGCCTTGCCCTACCCTCCCTTCGGACGACACCGGATGGCCGTGCGAGACATATCATCGCCTGCCTTTATCCTTCAGGATCGAAGCCGCGTGCAGCCCGCGGCCGACCGTTGAGCCGATGGCCGAACACGCGTTTCCACCTGCCGCCGAACCCGTTCCCCTCTACGGCACGCCGGTGATCGGGGCCGAGGAGACGGTCTCGTCGATCGCCGCGGCGCTCGCGGGGAGTGTGCTCGCGCCCGCCGGCCGCCTCTGGCGGCTCGCCGTCGCCGGAACCCTCGTCCCGATCCTCGTCTGGGCCGGTCTGCGCTCGGCTGCACCCGCCGCGTTCGGTCCGGCCGGTGCCGCGTGGTGGATCGGGCTCGCCGCGGGTTGCCTGTTGATCTCGGGGCTGCTGCTGCTGGCGGGCGTGGCGTGGCGCTGCGGGATCGGCCGCCTGACACAGACCGCTGCCCTGCTCTGCGCAGGTCTCGCCGCGCTCCACCCGGTGCCGGTCCATCCGGTGAGCCTCGGGGCCCTGCTCCTGGCGAGCCTCGGTCTTTGGGCGGCGGCGCTCCTGCCGGATCTGGCGGTGCTGCGCGACGCCGCGGGGCCGGATTGCCGACGCGCCCGCCTCTACCGAACGCTGTCGGCCGGCTGGTGCGGCTCGGCGCTGCAATGGCTCGCCTGGGAGCGGGCCTGCCGGGGGTTCGGCCTGCTCGGCATTCTCGCGGCGGTGGCGGTGCTGATCGACCTCGCGCTCGCGGCCGCCCTTCGCACCGACCGGCACGACACCCTGCTTCCGGTCGCCCTGCTGGTCGAGGCGGTGCTCTCGGGCGCCGGGCTGATTGCGGCGCTCGCCATGACCCTGCGCCGAAGCCGTGGGCTCGACGGCCTCAT from Methylobacterium sp. AMS5 carries:
- a CDS encoding ATP-binding cassette domain-containing protein, giving the protein MERDPVLFAWASSPRRHAAALGLAVGLGGPLALFVLLCLRDLISVLTRSSPDFLPFLRIALPLPGHHGDEAPILFQGWSLPPTELPLIALTSLAAAALLLAALGAAVAYLCFSVQARATARLRARATEAILASPPGAREDLRALPGLVGQALTRMGPLAAVGIVVPGLTLAAILLALVMAELAAPRLVPVIALLLAAVGLARVLLASRTAARRSLRQADTAATEAGLRDLIRRMPAVRAHGAAAFERRRLGLRARAARSALVRAEARLAYARAPALALVVILPALLVATALWQGEAATEADNVLPGALVAAAGAFALAATLVAISLRLWSQHRAAAPLFRTIAETLDALSPRLPGNRSRKAAPFPVAGALVAKGVGAYDPGSGERLTGVDLALPMPAHVAIVGQRGSGSRALAALLAGQIEPTAGAVTYGGTDLRAFDSAERARRIALAGSEAILIEGTLRQNLLYGARSGDREASGLAERIAILKLTGLDAFVYERGLEASVDPEDDPATAAAVVAARWAVREALASEGMARLVEPFDPARYNHQADIGENILFGEAVSPAFSQARLAAHPYLRAVLEAEDLTRTLVEVGLQVARSTVEIFADLPDDHPLFETFSLFPAAERGYFEDLVARQPESRGFRRGPAGHRDRERLIGLALRYSETRHRFGLIDEALEQRLVAARHSFAAMLPPRYREKVEFYDPSRLTAAASLEENLLFGRITQGEAGAEGRVRALVRRVLAEQGLEPTVYRLGLAARIEAGVAVAGQGQRAILGEGAIGPRERVAIEFVRCLVRRPDILVVGLSLDDRKPDEITARIERLRALRAGAALIVCLPDEDTLNRQSPFDAVLRVERNTVVTGDPQETEAVAV